The Mesorhizobium sp. AR10 genome includes the window CGCTGGCATCCAGATCGATGAAGGTCATCATGGCGAAACCGGTCTCGATGGCCTGCGGATCGCTGCGATCTTCAAATGGCCCGGCCCGATCCACGAAGGCAATGGCGAAGCCATCGCTTTCGTCGACGAGAACGCAACCGACCGGCAGCGCGATGCGCTGCTGCGCATCATGACGGGCCAGGACACCGACCCGTTCGCGACGATGTTCGCCGTCTACGCCTCAACCGTGACGAAAATGAATGAGCCGGTCTTTACGAAGATCGATCTCGATCTTGATATCGACGGCCGCAGGGGCCGCCTCTTCGTCAAGGACTATATCGACACGGTCGGCGAACCGATCCGCAACAAGGTGACGGGCGAGGACTCGCGCGCGCAGATCCTGCTGCCGAACGGCTTCGAATATACGCTCGCCGAGATCGGCAGTGCTTCGAGCAAGACCAGCGGGCCGGTTCTTGTGAACACGAAGGACAGCTACGGCCAGTTCGCGCGGCTGCATCTCAACAATCATGGAGTGGTGCGGGCCTGACGCACGCATGACCGGCGCGTCAGCGCTCGAACGCCTGCTCAAACGCGACCGCGTCATCACGATTGCAGGGCTGGTTGCCATGTGCGTGCTGGCCTGGCTTTACATCGTCACCGGCGCAGGTCTCGGCATGAATGCGTGGGAGATGACGAGGCTCGCGCTGTTCCCCCACCAGCAGGCTGCGGCCCCCGACATGCCCGGCATGGACATGTCGGGCATGGACATGGGCGCGATTGACATGGGCGCGATGGACATGGCAACGGAGCCGCGGATCTGGGGGCCGGCAGTCTGGGCGCTGATGATCGCCATGTGGTGGATCATGATGGTCGCCATGATGTCGCCGAGCGCTGCGCCGACCGTCCTGCTCTATGCGCGCGTGCATCGCCATGCGCTCGCACAGGGTCAGATCCAGGACAAGCTCGCGCCCACCGGCATGTTTGTGGCAGGCTACCTCCTGGTCTGGCTGGGGTTCGCCGTCGCGGCTGCCGCGTTGCATTGGCTGCTCGAACGGGAAGCAATCGTCTCCACGACAACGATGAGTTCGCAAAGCCGCTGGCTTTCAGGCATCGTCCTGATCGCCGCGGGCCTGTATCAGCTCTCGCCGCTCAAGAACGCCTGCCTGTCGCATTGCCGGACGCCGACGGCGTTCCTTTCCCGCCACTGGCGTCCTCATGCTCTTGGCGCGCTGCGTCTGGGCGCATTGCACGGGGCCTTTTGTGTCGGATGCTGCTGGATGCTGATGGCTTTGTTGTTCGTGGGCGGCATAATGAACCTGGTATGGATCGCCGCGCTCGCCGTCCTGGTGCTGGCGGAAAAGGTGTTTCCAGCCGGCCAGTGGGTCGGCCGCGCGGCCGGCATCGCCCTGATCGCCTGGGGCAGCGCAACGCTTATGGTCTGACCAGGCCGGAAACGACGAGGCGGCAGTGCCCCTGCCCTCACCAGCTTGCATCGGCCGACAACAACCCAAGCCTTGCCGAAGACGTGGACCAGCATCGTGATGGTCACGGCCGCCTCCACTCCACGCCATCGATGTCCGCCAGCAGCTGATTGACAGTCCAATCGAGACGGCGCTCACTGGCTTGCGTAGGTGGAACGCAGTAAAAGGCGGGCGATATCGACCCGCGGCGTCACCTCGGGAGGATGCCATGCCAACAATTATTGGCCATCACAACATTACAAAGGACACCAAGCACTGGCTCAATTCACCGAAGCGCAAGGAGGTTTTCGGTGCACTCGGGATCACCAACATCCGCACATTCGTCGATCCGCAGA containing:
- a CDS encoding DUF2182 domain-containing protein; this encodes MTGASALERLLKRDRVITIAGLVAMCVLAWLYIVTGAGLGMNAWEMTRLALFPHQQAAAPDMPGMDMSGMDMGAIDMGAMDMATEPRIWGPAVWALMIAMWWIMMVAMMSPSAAPTVLLYARVHRHALAQGQIQDKLAPTGMFVAGYLLVWLGFAVAAAALHWLLEREAIVSTTTMSSQSRWLSGIVLIAAGLYQLSPLKNACLSHCRTPTAFLSRHWRPHALGALRLGALHGAFCVGCCWMLMALLFVGGIMNLVWIAALAVLVLAEKVFPAGQWVGRAAGIALIAWGSATLMV
- a CDS encoding DUF1326 domain-containing protein codes for the protein MTSWEIKGRELVNCTCEYGCNCQFNALPDKGHCHAVAGIQIDEGHHGETGLDGLRIAAIFKWPGPIHEGNGEAIAFVDENATDRQRDALLRIMTGQDTDPFATMFAVYASTVTKMNEPVFTKIDLDLDIDGRRGRLFVKDYIDTVGEPIRNKVTGEDSRAQILLPNGFEYTLAEIGSASSKTSGPVLVNTKDSYGQFARLHLNNHGVVRA